The DNA sequence GTTCAGGCTCGTGGTGCGCCTGCGTCGTCGTTGATTCCGGCGCTGAAAGAGGCGTCTACGGGCGTGGACGGTGAAGCCTTGTGGGAAGTGTTGGAGTGGGGCGGTTCGGACCTTACGGGGGCGCACGGGTCGTTTTATGACGCTGTGCGAGAGGCGGATTTTTTGCACCTTGGACAGCCGGTTTTGGATGCTGGCGCGGAGTCGGGGCGTATCAAGCCGTTGGGGGATTCGTGGGTGTTTGATCGCGCTAAGTCTCCGGTTGATGTGTCTCCGGTGATTGGTGCTGTTGGTTCGTTGTGGGCGTTTAGTCGTCCGCGTGAGGCTGCGCAAACGTCGGTGTATGACGATGAGGACGCGGAATTGATGATTTTGTAGGGGGTGTTTATGGGCATTGCTTCGTGGTTCGGTTTTAAGCCGACTGTGATTCCCCCTGAGTCTACTACGATTGAGCCGATTCTAGATCAAATCCGTTGGACGATGGCGGGGCAGACGCCGGAACAGTTGTGGCGGGAACAACCGTATTTGCGGATGGTTACCGGGTTTCTTGCGCGGAACGTGGCGCAACTTGGTTTGCATTGCTACCGGCATGATTCCGGTGGTGGGCGCGAGCGGGTGCGCGATGGCGTGGTGGCGCGCATTCTGGGCCGGCCGAATCCGGAACAGACCGGATACGAGTTGATCCGGGACTTGGTGCACGACCTGAGCCTGTATGACGACGCGTACCTGATGGTGGTCCGCGTGGTGGATAGTCCGACCGGCTGGGAGGTGCGGAACGTTCCGCCCCGGTGGGTGACGGGCGTTGTGGGCAAGACGGCGTACTCGGTGGACGGGTACTCGGTGGTGTTCCCGAAAGCAACACGTCCGGTGACGGTTCCGGCTGGGAACATTCTGCACTTTCACGGGTGGCATCCGGAAGACCGTTCGGGCGGCGTTACTCCGGTGGAGGCGTTGAAGGGCACTCTGCTGGAACAGGTGGAGGCTGCGGAGTATCGGCGTCAGTTGTGGGAACGCGGTGGTCGTGTCGGTTCGTATATCTCGCGGCCGAAAGATGCGCCCGGTTGGTCAAACGAGGGGCGGGCGCGGTTCAAGCGGGGCTGGGCGGCGTCGTGGTCTGGCGACGGGGCGAAGGCTGGCGGTACTCCGGTGCTAGAGGACGGCATGGAGTTGAAGCGTGTCGGGTTCTCTGCGAAAGAGGAAGAGTTCGTAGAGGCGTCGAAATTGTCGCTTCAAACGGTGGCCGGCGTGTACTACGTGAATCCGACGATGCTGGGCCAGTTGGATAATGCGAACTACTCGAATGTGCGCGAGTTCCGAAAGATGTTGTATGGGGACACGTTGGGGCCGACGTTGGCGCAGTTGGAAGCGCGGTTGAATGCGTTTCTGTTGCCGATGCTTGGGGCTGGCGATGGCGAGTACGTGGAGTTCAACATTCGGGAGAAGTTGGAAGGCGACTTTAACGAGTCGGCTACGCAGATGTACCAAGCGGCGGGCGGTCCGTACATGACGCGCAATGAGATTAGGGCGCGGATGAATCTGCCGTCTATCGAGGGCGGAGACACGTTGATTGTTCCGTTGAATCTGGGGACACCTGAGGGGGGTGTGGATGGAAGCCAAGACGAAAAGTAGCGTTGGCCGGATTGAGGTCAAGGCGGATGGCGAAGAGGCGGGCGTGTTCAGTGCGTACGCGTCGGTGTTTGGTGTGCGGGATTCGTACGGTGACGTGGTGGAAAAGGGCGCGTTCACTGACACGTTGAAAGAGTGGTCTGCTAAGGGTGCGACTATTCCGCTGTTGTTCGCGCACAAGAACAATGATCCTGACTATTTCATCGGCTCTGTCAGTGAGGCGGTGGAGGATGAGACGGGGTTGCGGGTCCGCTGCAAGTTGGACTTGGATTCACCTAAGGGTGAACAGGTTTACCGGCTGATTAAGGATGGCCGGCTGGCGGAAATGTCGTTCATGTACAACGTTCGTGATGGTGAGGACGTTGTGCCGGTGAAGGATGGTAAGCGGGATTGGGAGAACCGTTATTACTCGATCAAGTCGGTTGGGTTGTATGAGGTTTCTGTGGTGCATATTGGCGCTAATCCGGCTACGTCGATTAGTGATGTGAAGGCTGCCGGGGCTGAGCGGGATGCTGTTGTGCCGGTGGAGGATGAGGGCGCGGCTCAGCGGGTGAAGAGCGTTGAGGCGTTTGTGGCGAGTTTCGATCTTGGGGGTTACTGATATGGCTAAGACTATTCTGGAAAAGCGTTCCGCTGCCGTGGCTGAGGCGCAGAGCATTGTGGAGAGCGTGAAGAGCGCGGGGGACCTGGACGAGGGGCAGAGCGCGCGTCTGGGCGAGTTGCACACTGAAATCAAGGGCTTTGACGAGCATATCGCGCGCGCCAAGTCGGATGCTGCGATTGTCGAGCAGATCAAGAGCATGGGCAAGGTGGAGCACGAGGGCACGCCCCGTGGTGGCCACGCTGAGGTTCACGCCAAGACCATTGGCGAGCACTTTATCAAGTCGGTGGGTGACCGGATCGCCAGCCGTGACGGTGGCCGGTTCTCTGTGCAGGGGCCGGAGTGGACGGGCGCTAAGGCTGCCACTGATCCTCAGTTGACCGGCGGCGGTGACGGTGCCTATGCCGATTGGCTGGTGGATGTTGATACCAACATTCAGCGGGAGAAGCGGGAACGGCTCGTTATCGCGGACCTGTTGGGTACCGGTACCATTTCGGGGTCGTCTATCAAGTATTTTGTTGAGGGCGATTTCGAGGGCGATTTCGAGACCGTGGGCGAGGGCAAGAAGAAGCCTCAGGTGCACGTGGGTGACCCGACTCCGGTCGTGGATGCGCTCACCAAGATTGCGGCGTGGGTGCACCTGTCGGACGAGACTCTGGAAGACCTGCCGTTCCTCGTTTCCGAGATCAACAACCGACTGATCTACAAGTTGGGCGTTGAGGAAGAGAAGCAGTTGCTTAGCGGCAACGGCACCGGCACTAATCTGTTGGGTCTGCTGAACCGTTCGGGTGTGCAGTCTGAGACTGCGGATGCTGCGGA is a window from the Tomitella gaofuii genome containing:
- a CDS encoding phage portal protein, with amino-acid sequence MAGQTPEQLWREQPYLRMVTGFLARNVAQLGLHCYRHDSGGGRERVRDGVVARILGRPNPEQTGYELIRDLVHDLSLYDDAYLMVVRVVDSPTGWEVRNVPPRWVTGVVGKTAYSVDGYSVVFPKATRPVTVPAGNILHFHGWHPEDRSGGVTPVEALKGTLLEQVEAAEYRRQLWERGGRVGSYISRPKDAPGWSNEGRARFKRGWAASWSGDGAKAGGTPVLEDGMELKRVGFSAKEEEFVEASKLSLQTVAGVYYVNPTMLGQLDNANYSNVREFRKMLYGDTLGPTLAQLEARLNAFLLPMLGAGDGEYVEFNIREKLEGDFNESATQMYQAAGGPYMTRNEIRARMNLPSIEGGDTLIVPLNLGTPEGGVDGSQDEK
- a CDS encoding phage major capsid protein: MAKTILEKRSAAVAEAQSIVESVKSAGDLDEGQSARLGELHTEIKGFDEHIARAKSDAAIVEQIKSMGKVEHEGTPRGGHAEVHAKTIGEHFIKSVGDRIASRDGGRFSVQGPEWTGAKAATDPQLTGGGDGAYADWLVDVDTNIQREKRERLVIADLLGTGTISGSSIKYFVEGDFEGDFETVGEGKKKPQVHVGDPTPVVDALTKIAAWVHLSDETLEDLPFLVSEINNRLIYKLGVEEEKQLLSGNGTGTNLLGLLNRSGVQSETADAAEDNADAIFRATTKIQNATDLTADGIVIHPLDYQEFRLSRDANGRYFGGGYFEGNAQPPLWGLSTVVSPVVERGKPLVGNFRQSSTLYRKGGLRIDTTNTDGDDFINNMVKTRVEERVALAVRQPLALVKVALTV
- a CDS encoding HK97 family phage prohead protease, with product MEAKTKSSVGRIEVKADGEEAGVFSAYASVFGVRDSYGDVVEKGAFTDTLKEWSAKGATIPLLFAHKNNDPDYFIGSVSEAVEDETGLRVRCKLDLDSPKGEQVYRLIKDGRLAEMSFMYNVRDGEDVVPVKDGKRDWENRYYSIKSVGLYEVSVVHIGANPATSISDVKAAGAERDAVVPVEDEGAAQRVKSVEAFVASFDLGGY